The genomic window CCACCCCATCACCCCCATGACGGCGTACACCATCGACCTCAGCCCGATCCTCACCCTCACCGCAGACCAGTTCGACCGACTGTGTGAGGCCAACCCAGATGTCAAATTTGAACGCACTCCCGCAGGAGAACTGGTGATTATGTCGCCCACAGGCGGAGAAACCGGGAAAACCAACGCAGAATTGATCATCGATTTTGGGATTTGGAATCGTCAGGCGAAGCTCGGTATCGTATTTGACTCCTCAACCTGCTTTCGGATTCCCGGTGGGGGCGATCGCTCTCCTGATGTCGCCTGGGTGGAAAAATCCCGATGGGACGCCCTCACTCCCGACGAACGACGCAAGTTTCCGCCCCTTTGTCCGGATTTTGTGCTGGAACTGCGATCGCCCAGCGATAACCTCAAAACCGTTCAGGCGAAAATGCAGGAATATCAGACTAGCGGCGTTCGGTTAGGATGGCTGATCAATCCTGAGGATGGGCAAGTGGAAATTTACCGACCCAACCAACCCGTTGAAGTTCTACAAACCCCCAGCGAACTCTCCGGCGAATCGGTCTTACCCGGCTTCACCCTCACCCTAGACTGGCTCTGGGCATAAGCCCCACCCC from Synechococcales cyanobacterium T60_A2020_003 includes these protein-coding regions:
- a CDS encoding Uma2 family endonuclease — protein: MTAYTIDLSPILTLTADQFDRLCEANPDVKFERTPAGELVIMSPTGGETGKTNAELIIDFGIWNRQAKLGIVFDSSTCFRIPGGGDRSPDVAWVEKSRWDALTPDERRKFPPLCPDFVLELRSPSDNLKTVQAKMQEYQTSGVRLGWLINPEDGQVEIYRPNQPVEVLQTPSELSGESVLPGFTLTLDWLWA